A genomic window from Sphingobacterium sp. BN32 includes:
- a CDS encoding SusC/RagA family TonB-linked outer membrane protein produces MKITTFLLLVFMSCAYADGIAQNVSLRLKDAKLEDAFLSISKQTKYKFLYSDDVLRHAPNVNLNVNNAPLRDVLAQLLNDDSFSFKIIANTISVNYKPSTKVLATTVNAVQHQVSGTVKGSDGKALSNASVQVKGGAAGTSTSDNGSYSLNAPANATLVVRYVGYKTREIAVDGRSTIHIVLESSEQAIDEVNVVATGYQNLDRKLFTGATTRVNAKDAERNGVPDISRMLEGQVAGVAVQNVSGTFGAAPKIRVRGATSLSGENKPLWVVDGIILEDLVNISNEALSTGDANTLIGSSVAGLNPDDIESFTILKDAAATAMYGARAMNGVIVVTTKKGRNTDGKPNVNYSGNFTTYLKPNYDQFDIMNSAEQMSILLELDNKGYFNHSSVSRSSSGGIFAKMYNKMYEYDESNGTFGLENTTEAKLGFLERYAKANTDWFDVLFKNSLLQDHSVSITSGSAKSQTYLSTSFVHDSGQTLGDNVKRYTANFRNNMRFSEKFSAEILVNGSIRDQRAPGTLTRTSDPVYGKYSRDFDINPYSYALNTSRLITPYDEFGNLEYNTINYAPFNILSELDNNYLNLNNMDLKVQGGLRYKIIPQLTASVDAAYRYATTERQHYIKEESNMANAFRAAGDATIADGNKYLYNDPDLPNSLPQVILPEGGFFNSNMNNLKNFYFRSNLEFDETFKQHHRLNLFGSFEIRHTDRQNSEYEGVGYQYANGGLVNPNYRFFKKMIEAGDPYFGMGYEYDRFVAGMFRAAYAYKDKYSINATTRIDGSNKLGESKVARWLPTWNVSGKWNIDQEDFFNEDNGILSAVGVRATYGLVASLGSATNSAPVFYNRISYRPYEDEKEAITFISGLENSELTWEKLYELNIGADLQLFNKIDVTADWYKRDIFDLIGTIRTSGIGGQYNKQANYADMKASGFELTLAGFPIRRESGFTWRTQFNFGINKNEVTKLDVNQNIWTLVRAEGAAVLNHAQRGLFSAKFDGLDPNYGFPTFIGTEGIKDTYINPQSEDIDYLTYHGPVDPTFTGGFYNNFRYKNFGLTALFTFSTGNYIRLQPTYEASYNDLTAISKDMVNRWLIPGDEQLTNIPSLLDAHSMNYNVLRPNGSAVSAVYPYNMYNYSDQRVAKGDFIRLKQVQLSYTLPQSIANRLRMTTAQVSLVGNNIALLYSDKKLNGADPEFFNNGGVAMPVPRQYTLSLKVGF; encoded by the coding sequence ATGAAAATTACAACATTTCTCTTGTTGGTTTTTATGTCTTGTGCTTATGCCGATGGAATTGCACAAAACGTTTCCTTGCGTCTTAAAGATGCAAAACTAGAGGATGCTTTTCTTTCTATATCAAAGCAAACGAAATATAAGTTTCTATATAGCGACGATGTTTTAAGGCATGCACCTAATGTAAATCTTAATGTTAATAACGCTCCATTAAGGGACGTATTGGCGCAACTATTGAATGATGATAGCTTTTCATTTAAGATTATTGCAAATACCATCTCTGTAAATTACAAGCCATCAACAAAAGTACTCGCGACTACTGTAAACGCTGTTCAACATCAAGTAAGTGGAACGGTGAAAGGATCAGATGGAAAGGCGCTTTCAAATGCTTCTGTTCAAGTAAAAGGCGGTGCTGCAGGAACGTCGACCAGCGACAATGGATCGTATAGTCTTAACGCACCAGCGAACGCTACGTTAGTCGTTCGTTATGTGGGGTATAAGACTAGAGAAATTGCAGTGGATGGTCGCTCGACGATTCACATCGTGTTAGAATCCTCAGAACAAGCTATTGACGAAGTAAACGTTGTTGCAACAGGATACCAAAACTTAGATCGTAAGCTATTTACCGGTGCTACAACTCGTGTTAATGCAAAAGATGCTGAAAGAAACGGGGTGCCAGATATCTCTAGAATGCTAGAAGGTCAAGTGGCAGGTGTTGCCGTTCAAAACGTGTCAGGTACTTTTGGAGCTGCTCCGAAAATCCGTGTGCGTGGTGCGACCTCCCTGTCTGGAGAAAATAAACCTCTTTGGGTAGTAGACGGTATTATCTTAGAAGATCTTGTGAATATCTCAAATGAAGCCTTATCAACAGGGGATGCTAATACCTTAATCGGTTCATCGGTGGCAGGATTAAACCCTGATGATATCGAATCTTTTACCATCCTAAAAGATGCTGCTGCAACAGCGATGTACGGTGCAAGAGCCATGAATGGAGTTATCGTCGTGACGACTAAAAAGGGTAGAAATACAGATGGTAAACCAAATGTAAACTATTCCGGTAACTTTACAACTTACTTGAAACCAAATTACGACCAATTCGACATTATGAATTCTGCTGAACAGATGTCGATTCTGTTAGAGCTAGATAATAAAGGATATTTCAATCACTCTAGTGTTTCACGAAGTTCAAGTGGTGGTATTTTCGCTAAGATGTACAACAAAATGTACGAGTATGATGAGTCGAACGGAACGTTTGGTTTAGAGAATACTACAGAAGCAAAGCTCGGTTTCCTTGAGCGTTATGCGAAGGCGAATACTGACTGGTTCGACGTACTTTTCAAAAACTCGTTATTGCAAGACCACTCCGTAAGTATAACTTCAGGATCTGCAAAATCGCAAACATACTTATCAACAAGTTTTGTACATGACTCTGGACAAACCCTAGGTGATAATGTTAAGCGATATACAGCGAACTTCAGAAACAATATGCGTTTCAGCGAGAAATTCAGCGCTGAAATCTTGGTTAATGGATCCATCCGTGATCAACGTGCTCCAGGAACGCTGACGAGGACTTCAGACCCTGTTTATGGAAAGTATTCGAGAGATTTTGATATCAACCCATATTCATATGCATTAAACACAAGCCGTTTAATTACGCCTTATGATGAATTTGGAAACCTTGAATACAACACCATTAACTACGCTCCATTTAATATCTTAAGTGAGCTTGACAACAACTATTTAAATCTGAACAATATGGATTTAAAAGTTCAAGGGGGCTTGCGTTATAAAATTATTCCGCAATTAACAGCTTCTGTTGATGCAGCTTATCGCTATGCAACAACAGAAAGACAACACTATATCAAGGAAGAATCAAATATGGCAAACGCGTTCAGAGCCGCTGGCGATGCTACAATTGCTGACGGTAACAAATATCTGTACAACGATCCTGATTTACCAAATTCACTTCCTCAGGTTATTCTTCCTGAAGGTGGTTTCTTCAATTCTAACATGAATAACCTGAAAAACTTTTATTTCAGATCGAACTTAGAATTTGATGAGACATTCAAGCAACATCACCGTCTGAATCTATTTGGATCATTCGAGATCAGACATACAGATCGCCAGAATTCCGAATATGAAGGTGTAGGATACCAATATGCTAACGGAGGACTAGTGAATCCAAACTATAGGTTCTTCAAAAAGATGATCGAAGCAGGTGATCCATATTTTGGTATGGGTTATGAGTACGACCGTTTCGTTGCAGGTATGTTCCGCGCAGCATACGCTTATAAAGATAAATACAGTATCAATGCCACCACACGTATTGACGGATCGAATAAACTAGGCGAATCTAAAGTTGCTCGTTGGTTGCCTACCTGGAATGTTTCAGGTAAATGGAATATTGACCAAGAAGATTTCTTCAACGAAGATAATGGTATCTTATCAGCTGTCGGAGTTCGTGCGACTTATGGTTTAGTTGCAAGTCTGGGGAGTGCCACAAACTCTGCTCCTGTATTCTATAACCGTATCTCTTACCGTCCTTACGAAGATGAGAAAGAAGCAATTACATTCATTAGCGGTCTGGAGAACTCAGAACTTACATGGGAGAAATTATACGAGTTAAATATCGGAGCCGACTTACAGTTATTCAATAAAATCGATGTAACTGCTGATTGGTATAAACGTGATATTTTCGACTTAATCGGTACGATCAGAACATCCGGTATCGGTGGACAGTATAACAAGCAAGCCAACTATGCGGATATGAAAGCTTCTGGTTTTGAATTAACGTTAGCGGGATTTCCTATTCGAAGAGAAAGCGGATTTACTTGGAGAACTCAATTCAACTTTGGTATCAACAAAAATGAAGTAACGAAGTTAGATGTTAACCAAAACATTTGGACGCTTGTACGTGCCGAAGGTGCCGCGGTATTAAACCACGCGCAGAGAGGCCTGTTTTCAGCAAAATTCGATGGCCTAGACCCGAATTATGGTTTCCCTACTTTTATCGGAACAGAAGGAATTAAAGATACTTATATCAACCCTCAAAGTGAAGACATCGATTATTTAACGTACCATGGCCCGGTTGACCCAACATTTACAGGAGGTTTCTATAATAACTTCAGATATAAGAACTTTGGTTTAACGGCTTTATTCACATTCTCTACAGGGAACTACATTCGTTTACAACCAACTTATGAAGCGTCTTATAACGATCTAACAGCAATTAGTAAAGACATGGTAAATCGTTGGTTAATACCTGGTGACGAGCAGCTTACTAATATACCGTCTTTGTTGGATGCACATTCAATGAATTATAACGTGTTACGTCCGAATGGATCAGCTGTATCAGCGGTGTACCCTTATAACATGTACAACTATTCTGACCAACGTGTTGCGAAAGGTGATTTTATTAGATTGAAACAAGTACAATTGTCTTATACCCTTCCTCAGAGCATCGCGAACAGATTAAGAATGACAACAGCGCAAGTTTCGTTGGTAGGAAACAACATCGCCTTGCTTTATTCTGATAAGAAGCTTAATGGAGCAGATCCAGAATTCTTTAATAACGGTGGTGTAGCAATGCCAGTTCCAAGACAATACACGCTTTCACTAAAAGTTGGATTTTAA
- a CDS encoding RNA polymerase sigma-70 factor, with translation MVVADKVLFTKYYKLLCFFAWKMVKDQAQAEDLAQDAFVSYFQNKSRVSTDEAAIKSFLYSAVRFAVFNQNRKSLSEKKYWERSPFSEADSIDYEHQIIQAEFTFEIHAALQKLPEACQKVFTLSYLEGMTTEEIANELGVSINTIKTHKKRGLKALRDMLRPEFFSLFLLFLK, from the coding sequence ATGGTAGTCGCGGATAAGGTATTATTCACAAAATACTATAAACTGCTGTGTTTCTTTGCATGGAAGATGGTAAAGGATCAAGCGCAAGCCGAAGATCTGGCTCAGGATGCCTTTGTTTCTTATTTTCAAAATAAATCACGCGTATCTACCGACGAAGCTGCTATCAAGTCTTTCCTATATTCCGCAGTCCGTTTTGCTGTATTCAACCAAAATAGAAAAAGTCTTTCTGAGAAAAAATATTGGGAAAGAAGTCCGTTTTCAGAAGCAGATTCTATCGACTACGAGCACCAAATTATTCAAGCAGAATTCACGTTCGAAATACATGCTGCCCTTCAAAAACTTCCAGAGGCATGCCAGAAAGTATTTACCCTCAGCTACCTTGAAGGGATGACTACGGAAGAAATTGCTAACGAGCTTGGGGTAAGTATCAACACCATTAAAACCCATAAAAAGAGGGGTTTAAAAGCGCTAAGGGATATGTTGCGCCCTGAATTCTTCTCCTTATTTTTACTCTTCTTAAAATAA
- a CDS encoding LacI family DNA-binding transcriptional regulator, whose translation MAKIDIIQLAKVLNLSKSTVSRAFRDSSDINPKTKERILKVAKELNYQPNHYASNLREQKSKTIAIVLPELANNYFTQIIQGAEKEAKKHGYHILIFVTDDDIAKERDFIRSLASGRVDGVIMSASGESTDHSYLESINYEHLPIVLFDRIYDDIDLPKIVTDDYHSSFMATEHLIQNGCQRIAYLVINKELSIGKTRMQGYEDALKKYKIPLRKRLIIDCSNSYEENSEIIETAIRKQAPDGILASVERLAFSTYYVCRRMGIQIPQDLKVVSFSSLEIAGLLHPPLSVVRQPAVLIGEKAAATLLKQLSGESLAEEEKFVMMRSDLVVRNSSQA comes from the coding sequence ATGGCAAAGATTGATATTATCCAATTGGCAAAAGTGCTGAACTTGTCGAAGTCCACGGTTTCTCGTGCGTTTCGGGACAGTAGTGATATCAATCCGAAGACGAAGGAGCGTATCTTGAAGGTTGCGAAGGAACTCAATTACCAACCGAATCATTATGCGAGCAATCTGCGCGAACAAAAGAGCAAGACCATTGCCATTGTTCTGCCAGAACTAGCCAACAACTACTTTACTCAGATTATTCAGGGCGCCGAGAAGGAAGCTAAAAAACACGGATATCATATCTTGATCTTTGTTACCGATGATGATATCGCAAAAGAACGCGATTTCATCCGTAGTCTTGCGAGTGGGCGTGTGGATGGCGTCATTATGTCGGCATCGGGCGAGTCGACGGATCACAGTTATTTGGAGAGCATCAATTACGAGCATCTTCCGATTGTGTTATTCGACCGTATCTATGATGATATAGATTTGCCAAAAATTGTTACAGACGATTACCATAGTAGCTTTATGGCAACGGAGCATCTTATCCAGAATGGCTGTCAGCGTATTGCTTATCTGGTTATCAATAAGGAATTATCGATTGGTAAGACCCGTATGCAGGGCTATGAAGATGCGCTGAAGAAATATAAGATTCCATTACGGAAGCGCTTGATTATTGACTGTTCAAATTCTTATGAGGAAAACAGTGAGATTATTGAGACAGCTATTCGCAAGCAAGCACCAGACGGGATCCTTGCTTCGGTAGAGCGTTTAGCATTTTCAACCTACTATGTGTGTCGACGCATGGGCATACAAATTCCGCAAGACCTCAAGGTCGTATCCTTTTCTAGCCTGGAAATAGCAGGGCTGTTGCATCCTCCGCTATCTGTTGTGCGCCAACCGGCAGTGCTAATCGGGGAGAAGGCTGCCGCAACCTTATTGAAGCAGCTTTCAGGAGAATCATTAGCCGAAGAGGAAAAGTTTGTAATGATGCGTTCGGATTTAGTTGTCCGAAATTCTTCACAAGCTTAA
- a CDS encoding substrate import-associated zinc metallohydrolase lipoprotein, giving the protein MKRLFNCILALTLGLGISSCSKDENLDVDLTKYNYDTFEKLPIDDYINTNLTVPYNIEVVYRFDRSQTDINKNISPPKIEQVQPAVDMVINGFLKVFEKVAGPTFIKTYTPKQFVLFGSHAYNSNGSVTLGTADGGRRVVLYDINNVNPNSPTDIKRRLRTIHHEFTHIVNQIVAIPPSFREVTTDHVADWTAAANTDAEALRLGFISQYSRSNFGEDFAETVAHLLIEGQAYYNQRIAASSEDGAKKLRAKQTIVEDYYKQFFDIDFKELQYEVYLMLNQTYGDQSQAFLTNLKNNRVASINFNLDSGTEYTLYGKSVAFDAVWKEVKAKLPTISNNAGRQAVSFNLVFLNENKVQLQAGYKNAAGSNLAAWYDFTMTYNTDGTIKLKYVDEGLTDTGYGNGRIVIEGWRALITYLETNTFRPDWVSPTIVGYNNSMKFAGFYVAGDETNYLYGPVTLK; this is encoded by the coding sequence ATGAAAAGATTATTCAACTGCATATTAGCACTAACCTTAGGGTTAGGAATATCATCTTGTAGTAAGGATGAAAACTTAGATGTCGATTTAACTAAATATAACTATGACACATTTGAGAAACTTCCAATAGATGATTATATAAATACCAACTTAACGGTTCCTTATAACATTGAAGTGGTATACCGTTTTGACAGAAGTCAAACTGATATCAATAAAAACATATCGCCTCCGAAAATCGAACAAGTTCAACCGGCTGTTGATATGGTGATAAACGGCTTCTTAAAAGTATTTGAAAAGGTCGCAGGCCCAACGTTTATTAAAACTTACACGCCTAAACAATTTGTATTGTTTGGTTCGCACGCTTATAACTCCAATGGGTCGGTGACATTAGGAACCGCAGATGGTGGACGCAGAGTTGTACTTTATGATATCAATAATGTCAATCCTAACAGTCCGACTGATATTAAGCGTCGCTTAAGAACGATTCATCATGAATTTACGCACATCGTCAATCAAATCGTTGCAATTCCTCCTTCTTTTAGAGAGGTTACGACAGACCATGTTGCGGACTGGACCGCCGCTGCAAATACGGACGCGGAGGCTTTGCGCCTAGGATTTATTTCTCAATATTCGAGAAGTAATTTTGGTGAAGATTTCGCAGAAACCGTAGCCCATCTTTTAATCGAAGGTCAAGCGTACTATAATCAACGTATTGCAGCCTCTTCTGAGGATGGTGCAAAGAAGCTAAGAGCAAAGCAAACCATCGTTGAAGACTACTACAAACAGTTCTTTGATATTGATTTTAAAGAATTACAGTACGAAGTTTACTTGATGTTAAACCAGACTTATGGTGACCAAAGTCAGGCGTTTTTGACGAACTTGAAGAACAACCGTGTTGCTTCAATTAACTTCAACTTGGATTCAGGAACTGAATACACCTTGTACGGTAAATCGGTAGCATTTGACGCCGTTTGGAAAGAAGTTAAAGCGAAATTACCTACGATTTCAAACAACGCAGGTCGTCAGGCGGTATCTTTCAACTTAGTTTTCTTAAATGAAAACAAAGTTCAATTGCAGGCTGGGTATAAAAATGCTGCAGGATCTAATCTTGCGGCATGGTATGATTTCACGATGACATACAATACTGATGGCACAATCAAACTCAAATATGTAGATGAAGGGCTGACTGATACAGGATATGGAAATGGCCGAATTGTAATCGAAGGTTGGAGGGCGTTAATTACGTATTTAGAAACAAATACGTTCAGACCTGATTGGGTGTCTCCAACGATTGTAGGTTATAATAACTCCATGAAATTCGCTGGATTCTATGTTGCTGGCGATGAAACAAATTATTTATATGGTCCAGTTACCTTAAAATAA
- a CDS encoding FecR family protein, translated as MIITAIRIAKLLVKKYRNELTDQDRMELERWYSAHPTNKPFEDTLMSNDVDQKELAWLDSIDSEAAWKKAEKRHPRRKKIIYWGTAAAILAITSFGYLALKERSTLETMQQDVIASVIEEDINPALLGAKIILANGEQKQVAEKLSLSESSNLFTTESQSQNLSARSVVTMLNTLVVPMANHFQLTLSDGTSIWVNANSELKFPTKFSESERKVYLKGEAYFEVAKDAKKPFYVVTENGTVKVLGTHFNVSAYGNTSKTTLSEGLVEVSKSGNREIIKPGEKAEIRGDEIQVKKANLQKDLAWKNNEFYFNKDNIVDIATQLKMWYDLDVSLGSDVSLTETYSGEIKRDSKLSEVINMLEFVSDLKFALNKNKLLITKK; from the coding sequence ATGATTATAACCGCAATCAGAATAGCTAAATTATTGGTCAAAAAGTATCGTAACGAACTTACGGACCAAGATCGAATGGAATTAGAGAGATGGTATTCAGCCCATCCTACGAATAAGCCGTTCGAAGATACACTTATGTCCAACGATGTCGACCAAAAGGAGCTTGCATGGTTGGATTCTATAGATAGTGAAGCTGCTTGGAAGAAAGCCGAGAAACGGCACCCTAGAAGAAAGAAAATTATCTATTGGGGTACCGCAGCGGCAATTCTTGCTATTACTAGTTTTGGCTATTTGGCATTAAAAGAAAGATCTACTCTCGAAACGATGCAACAAGATGTCATTGCTTCGGTGATCGAAGAAGATATTAATCCAGCGTTGCTTGGCGCGAAGATCATTCTTGCGAATGGAGAACAAAAGCAGGTTGCTGAGAAATTAAGCTTATCGGAGAGTAGTAATCTTTTTACTACGGAGAGCCAATCTCAGAATTTATCAGCGCGTTCCGTTGTTACCATGTTGAATACGTTGGTCGTTCCTATGGCGAATCATTTTCAACTAACTCTTTCCGATGGAACGTCCATTTGGGTTAATGCTAATAGCGAGTTAAAATTTCCTACAAAATTCAGCGAGAGTGAAAGAAAGGTCTACTTGAAAGGAGAGGCTTATTTCGAGGTTGCCAAAGATGCAAAAAAACCGTTCTATGTAGTGACAGAAAATGGGACAGTGAAAGTTCTGGGAACACACTTTAATGTCTCAGCCTATGGAAATACTTCCAAAACAACCCTTTCCGAAGGTTTGGTAGAGGTTTCTAAATCAGGAAATAGAGAGATCATCAAGCCCGGTGAGAAGGCCGAAATAAGAGGGGATGAGATACAAGTTAAGAAAGCTAATCTTCAAAAAGATCTAGCTTGGAAAAACAATGAATTTTATTTCAACAAAGATAACATCGTAGATATTGCAACCCAGTTAAAGATGTGGTATGATTTAGATGTGTCCTTAGGATCTGATGTATCACTTACAGAAACTTATTCAGGAGAGATCAAGAGAGATTCTAAGTTATCGGAGGTAATAAATATGTTGGAATTCGTCAGCGACTTAAAATTTGCACTGAACAAAAATAAATTATTGATAACCAAAAAATAG
- a CDS encoding RagB/SusD family nutrient uptake outer membrane protein, whose amino-acid sequence MKIYKYILLSFLGVGSLTSCEKYLDHAPDMRTKIDNVEKVAQLVGSAYPRYNYLAMAESYSDNVIDKGAAIGHIDDPYVSFYMWEDVEGSGNNTPTQYWNGVYEGIAAANQALEAIADNNFGAEANAYKGEALVARAYGHFMLSIFFAQPYNIAGDNSSPGIPYVDAPEKVALKSYDRETVKDTYDKIRKDLEEGLPLLQGGKWKVPKYHFTSAAANAFAARFYMFTGEWDKAIAAANNVFPGGDYAGKIRPITTTIQNYSLAQQLIELTKADKDYNLLLRETYSVYQRTNSSIYSRFGYGQRKYNEMFNTPVFTGTTMHSRGISYNSGQHYSVYMYNEYFYYTNVQAGIGYPYIMQPLLTADEALINRAEAYVQKGDFGKALADINQFLSTRVQNFAIGTHGLTVEKATSFYGIDDPKKAITEAILRIKQRAFMSEGVRWMDIVRHKLPVTHVVIAPDDTESEIVLEPNDLRRVFQIPSEAQLAGVELNPR is encoded by the coding sequence ATGAAAATTTATAAATATATTCTATTAAGTTTCCTCGGGGTTGGTTCACTAACTTCTTGTGAAAAATATTTAGATCATGCCCCTGATATGCGAACTAAGATCGATAATGTCGAAAAAGTAGCGCAGTTGGTAGGCTCTGCATATCCGAGATATAACTATCTAGCGATGGCAGAATCATATTCTGATAATGTCATCGACAAGGGGGCAGCGATTGGTCATATTGATGATCCTTATGTTTCCTTTTACATGTGGGAAGATGTCGAGGGCAGTGGAAACAATACCCCAACACAATATTGGAATGGCGTATATGAAGGGATAGCAGCTGCAAACCAAGCTTTGGAGGCAATTGCAGACAATAATTTCGGAGCGGAAGCAAACGCGTACAAAGGCGAAGCCTTAGTGGCGAGAGCTTATGGGCATTTTATGCTTTCAATTTTCTTCGCGCAACCTTATAATATTGCAGGTGATAATTCTTCCCCGGGTATTCCGTATGTCGATGCGCCCGAAAAAGTCGCTTTAAAATCCTATGATAGAGAAACGGTAAAGGATACCTACGACAAAATCAGAAAAGATCTTGAAGAAGGTCTTCCATTATTGCAAGGCGGTAAATGGAAAGTTCCAAAATACCATTTTACATCTGCTGCAGCCAACGCTTTCGCAGCCCGCTTTTATATGTTTACGGGCGAATGGGATAAGGCAATTGCTGCTGCAAATAATGTGTTCCCTGGCGGAGACTATGCTGGAAAAATTAGACCGATCACAACGACAATTCAGAATTATAGCCTAGCGCAGCAATTGATTGAGTTGACCAAAGCAGATAAAGATTATAATCTCTTATTGCGGGAGACTTACTCAGTTTATCAAAGAACTAACTCGTCTATTTATTCGAGATTCGGTTATGGGCAGCGAAAATATAATGAGATGTTCAACACACCTGTATTTACAGGAACAACTATGCATTCGAGAGGGATTAGTTATAACTCTGGGCAGCATTACTCGGTGTATATGTACAATGAATATTTCTACTACACGAACGTACAAGCTGGAATCGGCTATCCTTATATTATGCAACCCTTGCTTACTGCAGATGAAGCATTAATCAATCGCGCGGAAGCGTATGTGCAAAAAGGCGATTTTGGAAAAGCATTAGCAGACATTAACCAATTTTTAAGCACAAGAGTTCAAAACTTTGCTATCGGTACGCATGGATTGACCGTGGAGAAAGCTACCAGTTTTTATGGAATAGACGATCCGAAAAAAGCAATAACTGAGGCGATTTTGAGAATCAAGCAAAGAGCATTTATGTCAGAAGGTGTTCGTTGGATGGATATCGTTAGACATAAACTTCCGGTAACTCATGTAGTAATTGCTCCTGATGACACCGAATCTGAAATTGTTCTTGAACCAAATGATTTAAGAAGAGTATTCCAAATTCCTAGTGAAGCACAATTAGCTGGTGTTGAACTTAACCCAAGGTAA
- a CDS encoding DUF4870 domain-containing protein yields MNGKTHSILSYLGILWLVAFFAGKDTRDDLSRFHLKQGFGLFIIGIIFNVVVMIIAMVAPSIGLILSYFGIAFVVLMIIGIIHAVNEVKKPLPIIGNVFVDKFDFV; encoded by the coding sequence ACATTCAATACTAAGCTATTTAGGGATTTTATGGCTGGTTGCATTTTTTGCAGGGAAAGACACGAGAGATGATCTAAGCAGGTTCCATCTTAAACAGGGTTTCGGACTTTTTATTATTGGAATTATCTTCAACGTAGTTGTTATGATCATTGCGATGGTAGCTCCATCTATCGGGCTTATTTTAAGCTATTTCGGAATCGCATTCGTCGTTTTGATGATTATTGGAATCATCCATGCTGTTAACGAAGTTAAAAAGCCACTACCTATTATTGGAAATGTGTTCGTCGACAAGTTCGACTTTGTCTAG
- a CDS encoding DUF4302 domain-containing protein — MKKILIYIVGLFLLAGCEEEKVDLTFGEKPEERMSERLNELRGMLTSAENGWKAHLTTGAKGGYGFYFDFEDAKNVKMLSDLTAATSTSANTSTYRVIWAMNASLVFDTFNYLTMLQEPSGNYGGTAPNGYQSDIEFEYVKNSGDSIYMRGKRYKQPLILTKATAAEKVAYNDGSYKTSIDKTTAVYQSYSNPYIEVDLAGVKTRIALTLSNTSKTIDFGSVDASNKAIINTSKFAFNLTGFDILSGGLHRDVLFTRGEVEGNNLSVYDSNGTKYPVMSTNMPILPIDVMFNYSGAFNGMAINGLTLPPGINSSFNATWTALTNFHASNNMRTVSLTFKLTSARVATLDVRFTNGSTVYSAAADYNYTLVDGTLTLTSPISTNGNWNNGWVSLAVRNYFDKGVFKLTYLTSSDPNAGTIGGLIKSNDETAIFYGKLGRY; from the coding sequence ATGAAAAAGATATTAATATATATAGTTGGCCTTTTCTTATTAGCTGGTTGTGAAGAAGAAAAGGTAGATCTTACGTTCGGCGAAAAGCCCGAAGAACGCATGAGCGAGCGCTTGAATGAGCTTCGTGGAATGTTAACCTCAGCGGAAAATGGATGGAAAGCACATCTAACAACAGGTGCTAAAGGGGGGTATGGATTCTATTTTGATTTTGAAGATGCGAAAAATGTAAAAATGCTTAGCGATCTTACCGCTGCAACTTCTACATCTGCGAATACATCAACATATCGTGTAATTTGGGCAATGAATGCATCTTTAGTTTTTGATACGTTCAATTATTTAACGATGCTTCAGGAACCTTCTGGAAATTACGGAGGAACAGCACCGAACGGATATCAAAGTGATATTGAATTTGAATACGTGAAAAACTCTGGCGATTCTATCTACATGCGCGGGAAGAGGTATAAGCAACCCCTGATATTAACTAAAGCAACCGCGGCGGAAAAGGTTGCTTACAACGATGGATCTTATAAGACATCTATAGATAAAACAACTGCTGTTTACCAATCTTATAGCAACCCTTATATCGAAGTGGATCTTGCCGGCGTTAAAACAAGAATTGCATTGACTTTGTCAAACACATCAAAGACAATTGATTTCGGATCTGTTGATGCTAGTAATAAAGCGATCATTAATACGTCTAAATTTGCATTCAATCTAACAGGCTTCGATATTTTAAGTGGCGGATTGCATAGAGATGTATTATTTACTAGAGGAGAAGTTGAGGGCAATAATCTCTCTGTTTATGACTCCAACGGTACGAAATATCCTGTAATGAGCACTAATATGCCAATCTTGCCGATTGATGTTATGTTCAATTATTCAGGTGCTTTCAACGGAATGGCAATCAATGGTTTAACTTTGCCTCCGGGAATCAATTCTAGCTTTAATGCTACTTGGACAGCGCTTACAAATTTCCATGCTTCGAATAATATGAGAACCGTGTCGCTTACATTTAAATTGACCAGTGCCCGCGTTGCAACTTTGGATGTTCGTTTCACAAATGGCTCAACGGTTTATTCTGCGGCTGCAGACTATAACTATACTTTGGTGGATGGAACACTAACCCTAACCAGCCCAATCTCTACAAATGGAAACTGGAATAATGGATGGGTATCATTGGCAGTGAGAAATTATTTTGACAAAGGAGTCTTTAAATTGACTTATTTGACTAGCTCGGATCCTAACGCAGGAACTATCGGCGGATTAATCAAGTCTAATGACGAGACAGCGATCTTCTACGGAAAGTTAGGAAGATACTAA